A single Primulina eburnea isolate SZY01 chromosome 11, ASM2296580v1, whole genome shotgun sequence DNA region contains:
- the LOC140805399 gene encoding uncharacterized protein, producing MISAFTQGLKGGEFFKSLVKKPPLSYDDLLARPEKYVNLEDAKRYRRMESRPGGNRVEGAEKGGRKRGAGEREEDKTSSRRQFSSHVPLDRSRAEVMEVREPAGRWEKSRRVGCSARLPSRDRREGSSFRSRQRSRSPPRRGQGPPWINQRMGEQRGEARCQDVPQELVEPRRGMNEDNHPTRGIIHMISGGATDGDSGQARKAHGRRLENFEISRGADLPQDPVISFGPDDLRGIVAPHNDALVVMATVANYDVARIFIDNGSSVNILFKSTLDKMKVEEFEFEPISTLVYEFAGHAIPQLGQIVLPLSLGHEPRRVTKMVSFTVVDTLSAYNGILGRPALKNFRSVASTFHQKLKFPVGKGVGVLCGDQKVVRRCYEVLVREEGKRARVELNMIMKGRSG from the coding sequence atgataagtgccttCACACAAGGACTGAAGGGAGGGGAGTTTTTCAAGTCGCTGGTCAAGAAGCCTCCGTTGAGCTATGATGATCTGTTGGCTCGACCTGAGAAATATGTAAACTTGGAAGATGCCAAACGGTACAGAAGGATGGAGAGCCGGCCCGGAGGAAATAGAGTTGAGGGAGCGGAGAAAGGAGGAAGGAAGAGGGGTGCGGGGGAAAGAGAGGAAGACAAAACTAGTAGTAGAAGACAATTCTCATCTCATGTTCCCCTAGATAGGAGTCGGGCCGAGGTGATGGAGGTGAGGGAGCCCGCGGGGAGGTGGGAGAAGTCGCGAAGGGTAGGGTGCAGTGCTAGATTGCCTTCACGGGATAGACGAGAAGGATCCTCATTCAGGAGTCGACAAAGGTCTCGCTCGCCCCCTAGGCGTGGTCAAGGCCCTCCATGGATAAATCAGAGGATGGGTGAGCAGAGAGGGGAAGCTCGATGTCAAGATGTCCCTCAGGAGCTCGTGGAACCGAGGAGGGGAATGAATGAGGATAATCACCCTACGAGAGGAATaattcatatgatctcggggggtgctactgatggaGATTCCGGACAAGCGCGAAAGGCGCATGGGAGGAGGTTggagaattttgaaatatctagGGGTGCAGACCTACCCCAGGATCCTGTCATCAGTTTTGGACCGGATGACCTCCGAGGCATTGTGGCTCCTcataacgatgccttggtggtAATGGCCACCGTTGCCAATTACGATGTGGCACGAATATTTATTGATAACGGAAGCTCTGTTAATATCCTGTTCAAGAGCACTTTGGATAAGATGAAGGTGGAGGAATTTGAGTTCGAGCCAATCTCTACTCTTGTATATGAATTTGCAGGACATGCCATCCCACAGCTCGGTCAGATTGTCCTTCCTCTATCTTTGGGACACGAGCCTCGGCGGGTAACAAAGATGGTATCATTCACCGTGGTGGATACCCTTTCAGCGTATAATGGAATTCTAGGACGACCAGCCCTGAAGAATTTCAGATCCGTAGCTTCCACTTTTCATCAGAAGCTTAAGTTTCCTGTGGGAAAAGGAGTTGGAGTCTTGTGCGGGGACCAAAAAGTCGTGCGTCGGTGTTATGAAGTGCTAGTGAGGGAGGAGGGAAAAAGAGCGCGTGTGGAGCTTAACATGATTATGAAAGGTAGAAGTGGGTAA